One segment of Rickettsiales bacterium Ac37b DNA contains the following:
- the dat gene encoding D-alanine aminotransferase, whose product MPKVSYVNGRYLNHSAASVHIEDRGYQFADGVYEVIKIDNRKLLYKDLHFLRLKHSLDVLKIPFSISNISLSVIISELIRRNKIKDGILYMQITRGVARRIHSFSPDLIPSLVMVIYSARSQESINLLTIKGVNIVTQEDLRWKRCDVKSISLLANILSKQYAMNNQAFESWLYNEEGYITEGSSSNSYIVTHEGIIVSHPSNRNILSGITRQIVLKIANKLNIKFEERPFSIAEALNAKEAFLTSTTLGIIPVVKIDEKVINGGVMGDITHNLLKNYKNYSCNKLI is encoded by the coding sequence ATGCCAAAGGTTAGTTATGTAAATGGTAGATATTTAAATCACAGTGCTGCGAGTGTGCATATAGAGGATAGGGGATATCAATTTGCCGATGGTGTGTATGAAGTTATTAAGATAGATAATCGTAAGCTTTTATACAAGGATTTACATTTCTTACGACTTAAACATTCTTTGGATGTATTAAAAATACCTTTCTCTATTAGTAATATTTCCTTATCTGTTATAATTTCTGAATTAATTAGGCGTAATAAAATTAAAGATGGCATATTATATATGCAAATTACGCGAGGGGTTGCAAGACGTATTCACAGTTTTTCTCCTGATTTAATTCCATCTCTTGTAATGGTTATATATAGTGCAAGATCTCAGGAATCAATAAATTTATTAACTATCAAAGGTGTAAATATTGTAACTCAAGAAGATTTAAGGTGGAAAAGATGTGATGTGAAGTCCATCTCTCTACTTGCTAATATATTATCAAAACAATATGCAATGAATAATCAGGCATTTGAATCATGGTTATATAACGAAGAAGGATATATTACTGAAGGAAGTAGTTCAAATAGTTATATAGTAACCCATGAAGGTATAATTGTTTCCCATCCTAGTAATCGTAATATTTTGTCTGGTATTACTAGACAAATAGTTTTAAAAATTGCTAATAAATTAAATATAAAATTTGAAGAACGTCCATTTTCTATTGCTGAAGCTTTAAATGCTAAGGAGGCCTTTTTAACTAGTACTACTCTTGGTATTATACCTGTGGTTAAGATTGATGAGAAGGTGATTAATGGAGGAGTTATGGGAGATATTACCCATAATCTTTTGAAAAATTATAAAAATTATTCTTGTAATAAATTGATTTGA